One Spinacia oleracea cultivar Varoflay chromosome 4, BTI_SOV_V1, whole genome shotgun sequence DNA segment encodes these proteins:
- the LOC130460024 gene encoding uncharacterized protein isoform X1, with amino-acid sequence MLFYVELFPFCYFSTKSNSICLLLIFKGDEASLQKALHLVYNLNQDCVDVLFYASWCQFSRNFRPSYSTLSSLYPSIPHFAIEESAIRPRCKLGECRILLCEPGSKHRLQKLQLNFPRTVATMDDHRDNEIQGIDGASHPTGESQGTNTSKKTKFRGPSKGVQAKKPMHLQYNQYGIPDGEWSGEYGKQVGSCAARININVKEYSTLDEHTKKGFWEETKLLFHIIDDPAKRREKYFHMCVAKRFGAFKSRLTRRWITKKEKMPKHQTNDMPWDIYHQITEDDWKTFVIERNKPEMLVRREKASKSALQNKHPHRTGQKGYVRKRPEWINDGRLPPEAALTLSSGSSSVTSSLTTAPDRFKKFRSVEWILAHQVKNKEGKWEVDPNDKEAVNIAKMALEYIEEEGKGNISFTQGEDALTKAMGKKDHRGRVKATGGVNVGYKVAFGPIDRSSRCGHIEPSPEAIESIRASVRREFEDQLERKVAEALQNQLATLKATGQLHTLSTPALDSALVSDEFDVNRALVTCCPSSSQQPRELKAITPCRLALEDKVLGNKVIVADGMAYPLDGSLHQHFRSMKPSHYKVQVDCIYDGHDDDTLPVPTGDGFNNLGRALASFVQWPIHLVIFEEDEEYSTPRPTKKSRSQIFEEVVGSSKEKKNELIVKEKTTELVVKDKTTELIVKEKATLDLGSKEKTTLKLTAKGNSCSNKLESKSKSKNSKTAKEMVGSCDRKTEESAAKSKKQNLADDTIQGLGPSCNYLKFIINTAPGDVYKNTSIPLPASVWHYDEDRQTYVNEVDVEEFLRGACLNISVIQVYMMCLFHEHTFAFDNSQIGFVCPEAMSSSRIKANPQAASMYLKVVFNAEIEKEKKGDPNITKWFLIPYHQENHWILYVLDLRRGCAYIFDSAIGSNRENSAWGILCLAYQVYKFNDGICPNRATMQGLKGFHVKCAQQVGAHECGYYVMKFMHEIVTLHHNTDERLDNAYTPRNVPYTDEEIDVVREQWAKFFTTEYLFT; translated from the exons ATGTTATTTTATGTGGAGCTTTTTCCTTTCTGTTACTTTTCAACTAAATCTAATAGCATTTGCTTACTTCTAATTTTCAAGGGAGATGAAGCATCATTGCAAAAAGCGCTGCATTTGGTGTACAACCTCAATCAGGACTGTGTAGATGTTCTGTTTTATGCTTCTTGGTGCCAGTTCTCGAGGAACTTCAGACCAAGCTATTCAACCCTGTCTTCCTTATATCCATCTATTCCTCATTTTGCAATAGAAGAATCAGCCATCAGACCAAG GTGTAAACTTGGTGAATGTCGTATCCTCTTATGTGAGCCAGGTTCCAAGCACAGGTTGCAGAAATTGCAGTTGAATTTTCCTAG GACCGTAGCTACCATGGATGATCATCGTGATAATGAAATACAGGGAATTGATGGAGCTAGTCATCCTACGGGGGAATCACAAGGTACCAACACTAGTAAAAAGACCAAATTCCGTGGTCCGTCAAAAGGAGTTCAAGCCAAAAAGCCTATGCATCTTCAGTATAATCAATATGGAATCCCCGATGGAGAATGGTCAGGAGAATACGGGAAGCAAGTTGGGTCTTGTGCTGCTAGAATTAACATTAATGTGAAAGAATATTCAACGTTAGATGAACACACAAAGAAGGGGTTTTGGGAGGAGACCAAG CTTCTGTTCCACATTATTGATGATCCGgctaaaaggagagaaaaatattttcatatgTGTGTGGCGAAACGCTTTGGAGCTTTCAAGTCCAGGTTAACGCGGCGTTGGATaactaagaaagaaaaaatgccGAAACATCAGACAAATGACATGCCTTGGGACATCTACCATCAAAtcacagaggatgattggaaaACATTTGTGATAGAACGAAACAAGCCGGAGATGTTG GTTCGTAGAGAAAAAGCAAGTAAAAGTGCATTACAAAACAAGCACCCACATCGCACAGGCCAAAAGGGTTATGTTAGAAAGAGACCAGAGTGGATAAATGATGGGCGACTACCGCCAGAGGCAGCTTTAACCCTCTCAAGTGGCTCCTCCTCAGTGACCTCATCACTCACCACAGCGCCAGATAGATTTAAGAAGTTTAGATCAGTAGAATGGATCTTGGCTCATCAAGTTAAAAACAAAGAGGGAAAGTGGGAAGTTGACCCGAATGATAAAGAAGCCGTAAATATTGCTAAGATGGCT TTGGAGTACATAGAAGAAgagggaaaaggaaatatttcatTCACCCAGGGAGAAGATGCCCTCACCAAGGCTATGGGAAAAAAGGATCACCGTGGGCGTGTCAAGGCAACAGGTGGAGTTAATGTCGGTTACAAAGTTGCTTTCGGTCCAATAGACCGAAGTAGTAGATGTGGCCATATTGAACCATCACCGGAGGCTATCGAATCAATCAGAGCTTCGGTGAGAAGGGAGTTTGAAGATCAATTAGAGAGAAAGGTGGCGGAGGCCCTCCAAAACCAACTAGCCACATTGAAAGCAACCGGTCAACTACACACCCTCTCTACCCCCGCACTTGATTCTGCTCTTGTAAGTGATGAGTTTGATGTTAACCGTGCACTCGTAACCTGTTGTCCGAGTTCATCGCAGCAACCACGCGAGCTGAAG GCCATAACTCCATGTCGTCTTGCCCTTGAGGATAAAGTTTTGGGTAACAAAGTGATAGTGGCAGATGGTATGGCGTACCCATTGGATGGTTCGTTGCACCAACACTTTAGATCGATGAAGCCTAGTCATTATAAGGTCCAAGTTGATTGTATTTACGACGGACATGATGATGACACTCTTCCGGTACCTACTGGAGATGGATTCAATAACTTAGGCAGGGCTCTTGCTAGTTTTGTGCAATGGCCAATTCACTTGGTGATTTTCGAAGAAGACGAG GAGTACTCTACTCCACGCCCAACAAAGAAGTCCAGGAGTcagatttttgaagaggtggttGGTAGCTCCAAAGAGaagaaaaacgaattaattgtcAAAGAGAAGACAACAGAATTAGTTGTCAAAGATAAGACAACAGAATTAATTGTCAAAGAGAAGGCAACACTTGATTTAGGGTCCAAAGAGAAGACAACACTGAAGTTAACGGCCAAG GGAAATTCATGCTCAAATAAGTTGGAGTCGAAATCGAAGTCGAAGAACTCTAAGACGGCCAAAGAGATGGTaggtagttgtgatcgtaaaACTGAAGAATCAGCCGCCAAAAGTAAGAAGCAAAATTTGGCAGACGAcacaattcaaggtcttggcccATCATGCAATTATTTGAAGTTTATCATCAATACGGCGCCCGGTGATGTATATaaaaatacttcaatcccattgCCCGCTTCGGTTTGGCATTATGACGAAGATCGACAAACTTATGTAAATGAGGTTGACGTTGAAGAGTTCCTTAGAGGGGCGTGCCTCAACATTTCAGTGATCCAAGTCTATATGAT GTGTTTATTCCACGAACACACCTTTGCATTTGACAACTCTCAGATTGGGTTTGTTTGTCCCGAGGCAATGTCAAGCTCTAGAATCAAGGCCAACCCTCAGGCTGCATCAATGTATTTGAAAGTAGTTTTCAatgctgaaattgaaaaggagaagaagGGTGATCCTAACATTACCAAGTGGTTTTTGATCCCATACCATCAAGA AaatcattggattttgtacgtGTTAGACCTACGTAGAGGTTGTGCGTATATTTTCGACTCTGCGATAGGTTCCAACCGAGAAAATAGTGCATGGGGAATCTTGTGTTT ggcataccaagtgtacaagtttAATGATGGGATTTGTCCGAATAGAGCGACTATGCAGGGGTTGAAAGGCTTCCATGTAAAG tgtgctcaacaagtcggcgcccacgagtgtggctattacgttatgaagttcatgcatGAAATAGTCACGTTACACCATAACACTGATGAGCGGTTAGACAAT gcttacactccaagaaatgtgccttataccgatgaggaaatagatgtggttcgtgagcaatgggctaagttttttacaaccgagtatttatttacttag
- the LOC130460024 gene encoding uncharacterized protein isoform X2 codes for MLFYVELFPFCYFSTKSNSICLLLIFKGDEASLQKALHLVYNLNQDCVDVLFYASWCQFSRNFRPSYSTLSSLYPSIPHFAIEESAIRPRTVATMDDHRDNEIQGIDGASHPTGESQGTNTSKKTKFRGPSKGVQAKKPMHLQYNQYGIPDGEWSGEYGKQVGSCAARININVKEYSTLDEHTKKGFWEETKLLFHIIDDPAKRREKYFHMCVAKRFGAFKSRLTRRWITKKEKMPKHQTNDMPWDIYHQITEDDWKTFVIERNKPEMLVRREKASKSALQNKHPHRTGQKGYVRKRPEWINDGRLPPEAALTLSSGSSSVTSSLTTAPDRFKKFRSVEWILAHQVKNKEGKWEVDPNDKEAVNIAKMALEYIEEEGKGNISFTQGEDALTKAMGKKDHRGRVKATGGVNVGYKVAFGPIDRSSRCGHIEPSPEAIESIRASVRREFEDQLERKVAEALQNQLATLKATGQLHTLSTPALDSALVSDEFDVNRALVTCCPSSSQQPRELKAITPCRLALEDKVLGNKVIVADGMAYPLDGSLHQHFRSMKPSHYKVQVDCIYDGHDDDTLPVPTGDGFNNLGRALASFVQWPIHLVIFEEDEEYSTPRPTKKSRSQIFEEVVGSSKEKKNELIVKEKTTELVVKDKTTELIVKEKATLDLGSKEKTTLKLTAKGNSCSNKLESKSKSKNSKTAKEMVGSCDRKTEESAAKSKKQNLADDTIQGLGPSCNYLKFIINTAPGDVYKNTSIPLPASVWHYDEDRQTYVNEVDVEEFLRGACLNISVIQVYMMCLFHEHTFAFDNSQIGFVCPEAMSSSRIKANPQAASMYLKVVFNAEIEKEKKGDPNITKWFLIPYHQENHWILYVLDLRRGCAYIFDSAIGSNRENSAWGILCLAYQVYKFNDGICPNRATMQGLKGFHVKCAQQVGAHECGYYVMKFMHEIVTLHHNTDERLDNAYTPRNVPYTDEEIDVVREQWAKFFTTEYLFT; via the exons ATGTTATTTTATGTGGAGCTTTTTCCTTTCTGTTACTTTTCAACTAAATCTAATAGCATTTGCTTACTTCTAATTTTCAAGGGAGATGAAGCATCATTGCAAAAAGCGCTGCATTTGGTGTACAACCTCAATCAGGACTGTGTAGATGTTCTGTTTTATGCTTCTTGGTGCCAGTTCTCGAGGAACTTCAGACCAAGCTATTCAACCCTGTCTTCCTTATATCCATCTATTCCTCATTTTGCAATAGAAGAATCAGCCATCAGACCAAG GACCGTAGCTACCATGGATGATCATCGTGATAATGAAATACAGGGAATTGATGGAGCTAGTCATCCTACGGGGGAATCACAAGGTACCAACACTAGTAAAAAGACCAAATTCCGTGGTCCGTCAAAAGGAGTTCAAGCCAAAAAGCCTATGCATCTTCAGTATAATCAATATGGAATCCCCGATGGAGAATGGTCAGGAGAATACGGGAAGCAAGTTGGGTCTTGTGCTGCTAGAATTAACATTAATGTGAAAGAATATTCAACGTTAGATGAACACACAAAGAAGGGGTTTTGGGAGGAGACCAAG CTTCTGTTCCACATTATTGATGATCCGgctaaaaggagagaaaaatattttcatatgTGTGTGGCGAAACGCTTTGGAGCTTTCAAGTCCAGGTTAACGCGGCGTTGGATaactaagaaagaaaaaatgccGAAACATCAGACAAATGACATGCCTTGGGACATCTACCATCAAAtcacagaggatgattggaaaACATTTGTGATAGAACGAAACAAGCCGGAGATGTTG GTTCGTAGAGAAAAAGCAAGTAAAAGTGCATTACAAAACAAGCACCCACATCGCACAGGCCAAAAGGGTTATGTTAGAAAGAGACCAGAGTGGATAAATGATGGGCGACTACCGCCAGAGGCAGCTTTAACCCTCTCAAGTGGCTCCTCCTCAGTGACCTCATCACTCACCACAGCGCCAGATAGATTTAAGAAGTTTAGATCAGTAGAATGGATCTTGGCTCATCAAGTTAAAAACAAAGAGGGAAAGTGGGAAGTTGACCCGAATGATAAAGAAGCCGTAAATATTGCTAAGATGGCT TTGGAGTACATAGAAGAAgagggaaaaggaaatatttcatTCACCCAGGGAGAAGATGCCCTCACCAAGGCTATGGGAAAAAAGGATCACCGTGGGCGTGTCAAGGCAACAGGTGGAGTTAATGTCGGTTACAAAGTTGCTTTCGGTCCAATAGACCGAAGTAGTAGATGTGGCCATATTGAACCATCACCGGAGGCTATCGAATCAATCAGAGCTTCGGTGAGAAGGGAGTTTGAAGATCAATTAGAGAGAAAGGTGGCGGAGGCCCTCCAAAACCAACTAGCCACATTGAAAGCAACCGGTCAACTACACACCCTCTCTACCCCCGCACTTGATTCTGCTCTTGTAAGTGATGAGTTTGATGTTAACCGTGCACTCGTAACCTGTTGTCCGAGTTCATCGCAGCAACCACGCGAGCTGAAG GCCATAACTCCATGTCGTCTTGCCCTTGAGGATAAAGTTTTGGGTAACAAAGTGATAGTGGCAGATGGTATGGCGTACCCATTGGATGGTTCGTTGCACCAACACTTTAGATCGATGAAGCCTAGTCATTATAAGGTCCAAGTTGATTGTATTTACGACGGACATGATGATGACACTCTTCCGGTACCTACTGGAGATGGATTCAATAACTTAGGCAGGGCTCTTGCTAGTTTTGTGCAATGGCCAATTCACTTGGTGATTTTCGAAGAAGACGAG GAGTACTCTACTCCACGCCCAACAAAGAAGTCCAGGAGTcagatttttgaagaggtggttGGTAGCTCCAAAGAGaagaaaaacgaattaattgtcAAAGAGAAGACAACAGAATTAGTTGTCAAAGATAAGACAACAGAATTAATTGTCAAAGAGAAGGCAACACTTGATTTAGGGTCCAAAGAGAAGACAACACTGAAGTTAACGGCCAAG GGAAATTCATGCTCAAATAAGTTGGAGTCGAAATCGAAGTCGAAGAACTCTAAGACGGCCAAAGAGATGGTaggtagttgtgatcgtaaaACTGAAGAATCAGCCGCCAAAAGTAAGAAGCAAAATTTGGCAGACGAcacaattcaaggtcttggcccATCATGCAATTATTTGAAGTTTATCATCAATACGGCGCCCGGTGATGTATATaaaaatacttcaatcccattgCCCGCTTCGGTTTGGCATTATGACGAAGATCGACAAACTTATGTAAATGAGGTTGACGTTGAAGAGTTCCTTAGAGGGGCGTGCCTCAACATTTCAGTGATCCAAGTCTATATGAT GTGTTTATTCCACGAACACACCTTTGCATTTGACAACTCTCAGATTGGGTTTGTTTGTCCCGAGGCAATGTCAAGCTCTAGAATCAAGGCCAACCCTCAGGCTGCATCAATGTATTTGAAAGTAGTTTTCAatgctgaaattgaaaaggagaagaagGGTGATCCTAACATTACCAAGTGGTTTTTGATCCCATACCATCAAGA AaatcattggattttgtacgtGTTAGACCTACGTAGAGGTTGTGCGTATATTTTCGACTCTGCGATAGGTTCCAACCGAGAAAATAGTGCATGGGGAATCTTGTGTTT ggcataccaagtgtacaagtttAATGATGGGATTTGTCCGAATAGAGCGACTATGCAGGGGTTGAAAGGCTTCCATGTAAAG tgtgctcaacaagtcggcgcccacgagtgtggctattacgttatgaagttcatgcatGAAATAGTCACGTTACACCATAACACTGATGAGCGGTTAGACAAT gcttacactccaagaaatgtgccttataccgatgaggaaatagatgtggttcgtgagcaatgggctaagttttttacaaccgagtatttatttacttag
- the LOC130460024 gene encoding uncharacterized protein isoform X3, with product MDDHRDNEIQGIDGASHPTGESQGTNTSKKTKFRGPSKGVQAKKPMHLQYNQYGIPDGEWSGEYGKQVGSCAARININVKEYSTLDEHTKKGFWEETKLLFHIIDDPAKRREKYFHMCVAKRFGAFKSRLTRRWITKKEKMPKHQTNDMPWDIYHQITEDDWKTFVIERNKPEMLVRREKASKSALQNKHPHRTGQKGYVRKRPEWINDGRLPPEAALTLSSGSSSVTSSLTTAPDRFKKFRSVEWILAHQVKNKEGKWEVDPNDKEAVNIAKMALEYIEEEGKGNISFTQGEDALTKAMGKKDHRGRVKATGGVNVGYKVAFGPIDRSSRCGHIEPSPEAIESIRASVRREFEDQLERKVAEALQNQLATLKATGQLHTLSTPALDSALVSDEFDVNRALVTCCPSSSQQPRELKAITPCRLALEDKVLGNKVIVADGMAYPLDGSLHQHFRSMKPSHYKVQVDCIYDGHDDDTLPVPTGDGFNNLGRALASFVQWPIHLVIFEEDEEYSTPRPTKKSRSQIFEEVVGSSKEKKNELIVKEKTTELVVKDKTTELIVKEKATLDLGSKEKTTLKLTAKGNSCSNKLESKSKSKNSKTAKEMVGSCDRKTEESAAKSKKQNLADDTIQGLGPSCNYLKFIINTAPGDVYKNTSIPLPASVWHYDEDRQTYVNEVDVEEFLRGACLNISVIQVYMMCLFHEHTFAFDNSQIGFVCPEAMSSSRIKANPQAASMYLKVVFNAEIEKEKKGDPNITKWFLIPYHQENHWILYVLDLRRGCAYIFDSAIGSNRENSAWGILCLAYQVYKFNDGICPNRATMQGLKGFHVKCAQQVGAHECGYYVMKFMHEIVTLHHNTDERLDNAYTPRNVPYTDEEIDVVREQWAKFFTTEYLFT from the exons ATGGATGATCATCGTGATAATGAAATACAGGGAATTGATGGAGCTAGTCATCCTACGGGGGAATCACAAGGTACCAACACTAGTAAAAAGACCAAATTCCGTGGTCCGTCAAAAGGAGTTCAAGCCAAAAAGCCTATGCATCTTCAGTATAATCAATATGGAATCCCCGATGGAGAATGGTCAGGAGAATACGGGAAGCAAGTTGGGTCTTGTGCTGCTAGAATTAACATTAATGTGAAAGAATATTCAACGTTAGATGAACACACAAAGAAGGGGTTTTGGGAGGAGACCAAG CTTCTGTTCCACATTATTGATGATCCGgctaaaaggagagaaaaatattttcatatgTGTGTGGCGAAACGCTTTGGAGCTTTCAAGTCCAGGTTAACGCGGCGTTGGATaactaagaaagaaaaaatgccGAAACATCAGACAAATGACATGCCTTGGGACATCTACCATCAAAtcacagaggatgattggaaaACATTTGTGATAGAACGAAACAAGCCGGAGATGTTG GTTCGTAGAGAAAAAGCAAGTAAAAGTGCATTACAAAACAAGCACCCACATCGCACAGGCCAAAAGGGTTATGTTAGAAAGAGACCAGAGTGGATAAATGATGGGCGACTACCGCCAGAGGCAGCTTTAACCCTCTCAAGTGGCTCCTCCTCAGTGACCTCATCACTCACCACAGCGCCAGATAGATTTAAGAAGTTTAGATCAGTAGAATGGATCTTGGCTCATCAAGTTAAAAACAAAGAGGGAAAGTGGGAAGTTGACCCGAATGATAAAGAAGCCGTAAATATTGCTAAGATGGCT TTGGAGTACATAGAAGAAgagggaaaaggaaatatttcatTCACCCAGGGAGAAGATGCCCTCACCAAGGCTATGGGAAAAAAGGATCACCGTGGGCGTGTCAAGGCAACAGGTGGAGTTAATGTCGGTTACAAAGTTGCTTTCGGTCCAATAGACCGAAGTAGTAGATGTGGCCATATTGAACCATCACCGGAGGCTATCGAATCAATCAGAGCTTCGGTGAGAAGGGAGTTTGAAGATCAATTAGAGAGAAAGGTGGCGGAGGCCCTCCAAAACCAACTAGCCACATTGAAAGCAACCGGTCAACTACACACCCTCTCTACCCCCGCACTTGATTCTGCTCTTGTAAGTGATGAGTTTGATGTTAACCGTGCACTCGTAACCTGTTGTCCGAGTTCATCGCAGCAACCACGCGAGCTGAAG GCCATAACTCCATGTCGTCTTGCCCTTGAGGATAAAGTTTTGGGTAACAAAGTGATAGTGGCAGATGGTATGGCGTACCCATTGGATGGTTCGTTGCACCAACACTTTAGATCGATGAAGCCTAGTCATTATAAGGTCCAAGTTGATTGTATTTACGACGGACATGATGATGACACTCTTCCGGTACCTACTGGAGATGGATTCAATAACTTAGGCAGGGCTCTTGCTAGTTTTGTGCAATGGCCAATTCACTTGGTGATTTTCGAAGAAGACGAG GAGTACTCTACTCCACGCCCAACAAAGAAGTCCAGGAGTcagatttttgaagaggtggttGGTAGCTCCAAAGAGaagaaaaacgaattaattgtcAAAGAGAAGACAACAGAATTAGTTGTCAAAGATAAGACAACAGAATTAATTGTCAAAGAGAAGGCAACACTTGATTTAGGGTCCAAAGAGAAGACAACACTGAAGTTAACGGCCAAG GGAAATTCATGCTCAAATAAGTTGGAGTCGAAATCGAAGTCGAAGAACTCTAAGACGGCCAAAGAGATGGTaggtagttgtgatcgtaaaACTGAAGAATCAGCCGCCAAAAGTAAGAAGCAAAATTTGGCAGACGAcacaattcaaggtcttggcccATCATGCAATTATTTGAAGTTTATCATCAATACGGCGCCCGGTGATGTATATaaaaatacttcaatcccattgCCCGCTTCGGTTTGGCATTATGACGAAGATCGACAAACTTATGTAAATGAGGTTGACGTTGAAGAGTTCCTTAGAGGGGCGTGCCTCAACATTTCAGTGATCCAAGTCTATATGAT GTGTTTATTCCACGAACACACCTTTGCATTTGACAACTCTCAGATTGGGTTTGTTTGTCCCGAGGCAATGTCAAGCTCTAGAATCAAGGCCAACCCTCAGGCTGCATCAATGTATTTGAAAGTAGTTTTCAatgctgaaattgaaaaggagaagaagGGTGATCCTAACATTACCAAGTGGTTTTTGATCCCATACCATCAAGA AaatcattggattttgtacgtGTTAGACCTACGTAGAGGTTGTGCGTATATTTTCGACTCTGCGATAGGTTCCAACCGAGAAAATAGTGCATGGGGAATCTTGTGTTT ggcataccaagtgtacaagtttAATGATGGGATTTGTCCGAATAGAGCGACTATGCAGGGGTTGAAAGGCTTCCATGTAAAG tgtgctcaacaagtcggcgcccacgagtgtggctattacgttatgaagttcatgcatGAAATAGTCACGTTACACCATAACACTGATGAGCGGTTAGACAAT gcttacactccaagaaatgtgccttataccgatgaggaaatagatgtggttcgtgagcaatgggctaagttttttacaaccgagtatttatttacttag